The Pogona vitticeps strain Pit_001003342236 chromosome 3, PviZW2.1, whole genome shotgun sequence genome includes a window with the following:
- the ENDOD1 gene encoding endonuclease domain-containing 1 protein translates to MWLPSWLAVAALLGVALPGSARGEVVSKAGAGFGDCDAFFYQGTAPEGFSGSSPDLPLARVCQRYKQEPRFATLYSTQEKVPLFSAFRYAGAAPRAQEEEEEEKEEKWLVEPQIDDPKHGLEGMMPESEVTGSVDNLGTNQALTADYVDSGYERGQLNPGSLHQDDHQIATYTLTNAVPVAPPLQDIWHWEVENLVSRSLAPHCGNGKDLYLVSGAVPSTVRVKDKVAVPEFLWLAACCDDGSEAWSVGFMKQAAAGHRLEDLSLEELEKKLPAGAQLFKNNCGQDRHNPEKLELVLQSAKKIRAEEPVPQSRKTTTSKQISTAKEDCGFLKKLFCLIITSLFKLLKFVFHLIVYVVKYVFCLLWQFILTIVGGVCTFLKGILSVLFTVFVDLARVGVSILNGIAQNIYQVLMIAYRIVCVPVSLILDIVSFPFYTLGAVPAVLQDIASGIGGLFLLVIDATTAVVCAINSVVSHLAKKFLPKMSFDV, encoded by the exons ATGTGGCTCCCGTCCTGGCTGGCTGTGGCCGCCCTCCTCGGGGTGGCCTTGCCGGGCTCGGCCCGGGGCGAAGTGGTGAGCAAGGCAGGCGCGGGCTTCGGCGACTGCGACGCCTTTTTCTACCAAGGGACGGCCCCCGAAGGGTTCTCGGGCAGCTCGCCCGACCTCCCGCTGGCCAGGGTCTGCCAGCGGTACAAGCAAGAGCCGCGCTTCGCCACCCTCTACAGCACGCAGGAGAAAGTCCCCCTCTTCTCGGCGTTTCGCTACGCAGGAGCGGCCCCGAGGgcgcaagaggaggaggaggaggagaaggaggagaagtggCTGGTGGAGCCGCAG ATAGATGATCCTAAACATGGTTTGGAAGGAATGATGCCTGAATCCGAGGTTACAGGTTCAGTGGATAACTTGGGAACAAACCAGGCACTCACTGCAGATTATGTGGACTCTGGCTATGAAAGGGGCCAGCTAAACCCCGGCTCTCTTCACCAGGATGACCACCAGATAGCTACGTATACGCTGACCAACGCTGTCCCAGTGGCCCCtcctctccaggatatctggcacTGGGAGGTGGAGAACCTCGTCAGCCGAAGTTTGGCTCCTCACTGTGGAAATGGGAAAGACCTCTATCTCGTTTCAGGAGCTGTTCCTTCCACCGTCAGAGTGAAAGACAAGGTTGCGGTCCCTGAGTTTCTCTGGCTCGCAGCCTGCTGCGATGATGGGTCTGAAGCTTGGTCTGTGGGCTTTATGAAGCAGGCTGCCGCGGGGCACCGTCTGGAAGATCTAAGTTTGGAAGAGCTTGAAAAGAAACTTCCGGCAGGAGCCCAGCTTTTTAAGAACAACTGCGGTCAAGACAGACACAACCCTGAGAAGCTGGAGCTTGTGTTGCAGTCGGCCAAAAAGATCCGGGCTGAAGAACCGGTGCCTCAAAGCAGAAAGACCACCACCAGCAAGCAGATCAGTACTGCAAAGGAGGATTGTGGCTTTCTGAAGAAACTGTTCTGTCTCATTATTACATCTCTCTTCAAGTTGTTGAAATTTGTTTTCCATCTGATCGTCTACGTTGTGAAATACGTCTTTTGTTTACTGTGGCAGTTCATACTGACGATTGTCGGCGGGGTGTGCACGTTCCTCAAAGGAATTCTCTCAGTCCTGTTCACGGTCTTTGTCGACCTGGCACGGGTGGGGGTCAGCATCCTGAACGGCATTGCGCAAAACATCTACCAGGTCCTCATGATCGCCTACAGAATTGTTTGCGTCCCTGTTAGTCTGATCCTGGACATTGTGTCCTTTCCTTTTTACACTCTCGGTGCCGTCCCTGCAGTACTCCAAGATATCGCTTCAGGCATCGGTGGGTTGTTCTTGCTGGTGATTGATGCCACAACGGCTGTTGTGTGTGCCATAAATTCCGTTGTTTCACACCTAGCTAAAAAGTTCCTTCCTAAGATGTCTTTTGATgtctga